TCTAAcagaccagatactgatgacatatcaagctcatcagtataaaaatctcggaagACTCCTTTAAAAACCCTGATAAACCCAATTTGGGTTGGTGCACCCCCTCTCTTACCATCCACAGGGCATCTGAAAATAAATAGTCGTACGGCGGCTGATGCTGTAGAAGTAAAGCTTCGCTCTATTCCACCTGAAAGTCTCTGAGATATTgttcatagttctcctcacagaGTCTGACGCAGTCTAGAAAATAATCCTCCTCGGCGATGGCCTTGAGGAGATCCGTCTGCACCAAGCAGATGTCGTAAAGCTCCgaggtgggagcccttctggcCTTCTTGCCCTTGTTCTCCAAAAGCACCTGGTGCAGACAAAAGACAGATATGCCCTCTTCAGTGTGTAATAAGGACACGTCAGTGATAACCCAGATGGATGCAACAGGAAGGATACATAACGTTCAGTACTGAGGCGGACGGCTCGGCTTTAAGAGTcacagtgaaaaatggaaatcACTATCAATACTCAGCCCCTCATCAGTCAATAGCCTTCCACGGTCTAATGGGCCTTGCAGAAAAAACTCTCTTTGGAAGTGAACGCATATTAAGACGCTGTGCATCTAGATGCTGCAAGGAGcagccgattgttgggaaggaggcCTTCTTTCCCGACAATTAGCTGCTCATTAACTGGAGGTGaagctctgcatttacatgcagcgatcacctccacagtatgaggacgagcgaagGCGATCGCTCGCCCCAATACAAAAATCAGAGTGCAGTTTAGACCGCAAGATCTTCTGCCCTGGAAGAAGGATTGAGGTGTCTGCACCTCAGATCAGTTCACCTGAAGAGTTTCACGCCTTCACTGATAATCTGTGGATAAACATTAGGCGATGTAAAtccagcttagggtactttcacactagcgcttgatcggatccgttctgaacggatccgatcatattaatgcagacggaggctccgttcagtacggatccgtctgcattaataacttagaaaaatttctaagtgcgcaagatgcctgagcggatccgttcagactttcaatgtaaagtcaatgggggacggatccgcttgaagattgagccatatggtgtcatctttaagcggatccgtccccattgacttacattgtaagtctgaacggttccgctcgcctccgcacggccaggcggacagctgaacgccttaagggtactttcacactagcctttttgttttccggtattgagttccgtcctaggggctcaataccggaaaagaacggatcagttttatcctaatgcattctgaatagagagaaatccgttcaggatgcatcagttcagtccctcttacattttttggccctagaaaataccgcagcatgctgcagttttctctagggccaaaaatcctgaacacttgccggatccgccATTAATTTCcaatgaaatgcattaatgccggatccggccccaagtgttccagcaaaacggaccattaagtctgtgaaaaaaataaataccagatccgctttttccggatgacaaccggaaagacggatccggtattccaatgcatttgtgagacggatccgtctcacaaatgcatccgtttgcgtccagattgccaaatccggcaggcagttccggcgacggaactgcctgcaggaatcctctgctgcaagtgtgaaagtaccctaagtcatcACTTTATGACTGTGAGCGTCTGACTTGTGGGACCCCGACAGCCCTGAGAATGCATCACTGATTAAAGGGGGTCTCCGGATTCAGAGTGGAATCAGGATATCACCTCTTCTGTATTCCCTTACTATGTATGagaagagcattggagcatttccttgctctGATGCTCCCCTTTGCCTTGCATCGTGAGCCGTTTGCTGAGggcggtgacgtaccaggcttcACAACACTTCTGCCTAGCACtgtgcccggtgacgtcaccgacacaAATGGGCGGTGTATAGCGCTGCTCCAGGCGGTTTTAGAGACGGGTGCCTGCCTAGCATAGTGTTGTGAAGCTCCGTAGGTCACTGGCTCACAACAAACAGGGGCTCGCGTTGCGCGATGCAGCCAGGCAAAGGGGAGTATCGGAGCCAGGAAACACGCCAATGCTCCTCTCATACATAGTAAGGAAATGCAGAAGAGGTGATATCCGGGTTCAGCCCCGAAACAGACAATCCCTTTTAAGTGCTGTGTCCCTCCACTGCTGTGCAAGGAGCTTTATGTGGTCCTATTAAGGCACTAAATCAATGATGCAACCCCTTTATTCTCAGGATCATGGGGGTTACAAAAGTTAGTCCCCCACTGATCCTGAAGTGATGGCACCATCCTAGCGATGTACCATCACTTCATAAGACGGTAATACATTGGCACGCCACTTCTGCGGACTGAGAACGGCTCTGGAGATAAAGTtagtattaggccgaatgcacacggccgtgttccgcggccgagagcggtccgtggtaacgcggcctggcatcctgttgagagcaggagcgcacggcgtcattggttgctatgacgccgtgcgcttcatgccgccgctggactacagtaatacactcgtatagtatattactgtagtccagcggcgacatgaagagcacggcgtcatagcaaccaatgacgccatgcgctcctgctctcaacaggatgccaggccgtgttaccacggaccgctctcggccgcgtgcattcggccttaggctaatatcacacgagcgagttttccgcccgGATTCTATGCAAGTAGTGAACACATAGCATCCaacctgaatcctgacccattcatttcaaaaggtctttgtacatgagcgttgtttttgacgcatcatctctgcgttcaggaaaaatcacagtatattctatattgtgcgtttttcacgcagctctggctccTCAGAAGTGAACGAGGCTTGTGTGAGAAATGAAAGGCATCCCGATGCAATGCGGTATTCACTGATGGTTGGTAGGAGATGTTGAGTGTCATTCTTTAGTTTTtcttcacgcgtgtgaaaaacatataaaaaattgattgcgactgtaaaaaaaaaactggaacacTGAACGCAACCGCAGACAAAAGTGATTCAACTTGTGAGCAAAACCATCCGTATTGctcgtgttaggctactttcacacttgcagcagagaacTGCATTCCGGATccagcaatctggacgcaaacagatgcatttgtgagacggatccggatgcaggtccatctcacaaatgcattgcaatactggatccgtctttccggaaaAACCAGATCCGGTattcatttttttcacagattcaatggtctgcgcatgcgcggacggaaagaacggatcagttttgccgaaACACTTGTAGCCGGATCTTGCATTAATGcacttcaatggaaattaatgccggatccggcatgtgttcaggatttttggcaggagagaaaactgcagcatgctgcggtattttcgccggaccaaaaacgtaagagggactgaactgatgcatttttctctccattcagaatgcattaggataaaactgatcagttcttttccggtatagagcccctaggacggaactcagcgccggaaaaggaaagcgctagtgtgaaagtacccttaaagaggccttacatcgttttttttttaatcttggaGCATTCAGGGGCTTGACCAAGATTTTCCGCCCAGCATGCATTATCCTCCATCTtaagaacacacacacacacatgacaCCTTCTAGAAACATACCCGATAATTAACAATTGTATTGCATTCACTTAGCCGGATGTTGTCATCTATGAAGATGTGCTGAGTATTACAGTCAGTCGGGTCGATCCAGAACGGCTTTCCTCCGGAGCCTGAAAAGTTATTTCTTGCCCACCTAGAGAAGAATAAATTTAGTGAGGTGCCAATTAATGTTCACGTCATGGATGTAGTAAAGCATCATAAGGGTCCCCCTCTGCTCCGATgaaatggcttaaaggggttgtcccccatctggacattaatggcatattcaCAGGGTTCCGCGACCACGTGGAGAGGGGCTCACATGTGCACTACTTTCTCCATTCACATACTCTTAGAACTCCCACAGTAGTGAATGGCAagagctgcacatgcgcagtcacCTCTCAGACTAAgggttttgtttccatgtccgttccgttttgtttttttgcggcccgtatgtggaaccacttcaatgggtctacacaaaaaaaaaaacttaaattactCTGTgggcattctgtttctgtatgcgCATTCTGCAAAAAGGATAGAACagctttgcagacaaggataggcattatgaCAATGGATCCGCCCCAAAATACGGTTGTCAGACGGACGTCaccagtattttttgcggatccgtgttttgtgaacAGTAAAATACAtagggtcatgtgcatgagccctaaccaagTACAAGCAGGTGAGGAGAGATTCCCTCGCCCTGCATCTCCTCCATGAATGGCTGGATTTACAGGGAGAAGAACCCACCTCTGCGGGATCTTACATTCAGAAATCCCATGTACTGTATACCGTCTGATCCTCTAATACCTCTGCCTTGCTTTTCGTCACCTCTTACCAATCAAAGTGGTCCTGAAAGCCTCCAACCCCAGCCAGGCTGCTGAAATACTGGTAGATATTCCTCTCCTTTGTCCTGGTAGATATGCGATCAGACCCACGGGTCAGGACAATGTCTCTCTTGCTGCAGCGTATTCTTCCTGGAGTGAGATCTGTAGCGAGCTGTGAATAGAAGATTACCGTATAATATGGATAATACACGCGCTCAGTGGTGCAGGTACTGGAGATCATACCCCAACTGATCACACGTTTATAGCTCATGTATGTGACATATCTGAAAACAACTGTTGTCAGTCAGACAGGTTAGCAGGTCACCGACTTTGGCTTAGGGTAGTACAGCGTTAGAAAAAGGGGTCTgatgatttttacaagaaaggAAAAAATGGAAGTCTGTAACTTTCTGATTTGCATCCCACCGTCCCTCCTTAATTTTCCTGCCATGCTACTTCCCCCACTCCCGCGGGCAGAAGAGTTAATGTTTTATGCCCCAACAGTCACCATGAACGGAGTTcagggaggggggggtgcagtgagctccccctagtggtgaataAATGGTTTCAAGTTGGTAAGTAaagtaagaataaaaataaataaaaagagaaaaaataggaaaataaaaaagtgtgaaataaaaaGTAACACATTTTAGACCGGCGCtaatgtgcaagcacgtccaccgctgctggtttgcagggtggtcgtaaccattgcTCCAGACCCTCTTCCCATCAGCTCCATCAACATGTCCCCTTGGGTGGATAGCTCTACACCATAGGAGCTATTTTCAGCGAGTAATCCTCACACTGGGAGTGTACGGCAGCTTCATCCACCATGATGTGGGGTCATCATCCTTGATGCCCCTCTTTGAGCACCCGCATTATTTATCTTTGTGAGAAAGGGTTGCTCCCTCTGTTTTTAGATACGCAACCTCGCATGGACGCATGTTATCCTGCCGCTCACTTCATTTCCCATTGACTGTATGTACTCTCCTTCGGGGGCCGATTTATCGATCCTTATTTATTAATttggttgggtctggtgtctTTTCCAAACACAATTATTAATTACGTATTATCATTAGAAGGGGCCCACTGCATCTTTTAGTTGGGCCCTCCATACTTCGTATATCTACCTCGCATTACCCCCTGAGGATCCCACTTTGTGGGTGAAACGCATCGGGGTTAATTCTGCATCCTTTGTACATCATTTAATTTTCGTATATATGTTCCTTTTGTGCGTGTGTTCTGTCTACGTGATTTTCAACCACTAGGTGAACCCGGTACCTCCTGGCAATAGGTCACGAGGGTTGTATACTGTGGACACCTCTTTGATTGTATTCTTTTGTGTTTCTTTGTATTAGTCAATCCTCGAGGAGGGCCACTTTTCGTTATTAGCATTCCTCGTATCGTCACCTCATCAGGGTTAGTTAGGAGTTTCaggctaggcacgaggacagggagtccccaccaccaggagacgtccctgggcatagGACTAGATCAGGGTAACAGTGGCAGGGATATCTTCCCCACCGCTCACCCAGCCTGTCCTACTCATCTGTGGCCCACCCGATCTGACTTTGTTAGAGTTATAGTTTTCTCATTAAATTTAGTCATTATATCCTTCAATAGGGTCTATTGCTGGACGTTCTGTTTTATATATGATTACCCCTATGTTTTATATTATCGATATCATTCTTGCTGGacttcagggtggtcgtaacccctggaaacgagcagtgtataaggtgatccagccagcaaaggaggcaatatggagaatcacaatacattagtaagtgccttgtattaactctgtCTACAGGATAAattacatttgctgaagtgagacaaccccaaccatatttacataagacatatcagtgctccagacaaaaaaaaaaaaaatacctagtagccattggctcctgaactgaaaaatttaggagccaaatcgaaaccgaatcaaaattttggtactaTGACAGATCgccgtagggttgtttcaataccaaaatttcaatttgctttcgtcaccataaaaaagtattgcgatactcaataccgcgcaaaaaataaaaaaataaaacacccaaaaaagccgcgtgcattttgcattttatgaaacgttcggcccataatagaacagtcctattgtattttttggggtgacaaggtgactaaaaatggcgaatcgcatggtttttatttatttatttatttctgttacggcgctcaccacataggagatattttttaataattgaatggtttggacttttcggacgcagcgttatgtaatatgtttatttatttattgtttatattttttatataaaattgggaaagggggggatttaaacttaatattttagggcactttcacactagagtttttcatttccggcgctgagttccgtcacaggggctcaataccggaaaagaactgatcaggcatatccccatgcattctgaatggagagtaatccattcaggatgcatcaggacgtcttcagttcagtcattttgactgatcaggcaaaagagaaaaccgcagcatgctacggttttatctccggcgaaaaaaacctgaagacttgcctgaatgccggatccagcatttttccccataggaatgtattagtgccggatccagcattcaaaataccagaatgccggatccgtcagatgcacagaccggtaaaaatgtgtaaaaagatacaagacaaatccgtctgtctgcatgacaagcggagagatggagtcgttcttgcaatgcatttgtgacatggatccgcatccagatgcgtctcacaaatgcttttagtCACATCCAGATTGCcgaatcacactgccgcaagtgtgaaagtagccttcgtgtttgtgtttttttgttttttacttactattaacccccttaggggctggaacccttatcctattcacccttaggcccctttcacacgggcgagatttctgtgcgggtgcaatgcttgaggtgaacgcattgcacccgcactgaatcccgacccattcacttctatggggctgtgcacatgagcggtgattttcacgcattacttgtgtgttgcgtgaaaatcgcagcatgctctatattgtgcgtttttcacacaacgcaggccccatagaagttaatggggctgcgtgaaaatcgcaagcaagtgcggatgcggtgtgattttcacgcatggttgctaggatgaaagtctattcatataacattgttagaagggaaaacaattccattctttaatacagaatgcttagtagaaggtcaattgagggttaaaaaaataataaacatgaactcgcctcctccaattgatcgcgtagctgccggtctcctgttctttcttcaggatctgtcaaaggacctatggtgacatcacatgatacatcaccatgttaatggaccatgtgatgagctcagtgacgtcaccacaggtcctttgacaggtcctgaagaaagaacaggagaccggcagctacgcgatcaattaggggaggcgagttaaaaaaaaaaaaattttttaaccatcattggcactgcgccatcaatgtttattatacgggagtgttggggggcgcactgcgccactaatgaagataactgacctgttaatgcaaa
This Bufo gargarizans isolate SCDJY-AF-19 chromosome 7, ASM1485885v1, whole genome shotgun sequence DNA region includes the following protein-coding sequences:
- the LOC122943481 gene encoding uncharacterized protein LOC122943481 isoform X2, whose translation is MRGSHNKLATDLTPGRIRCSKRDIVLTRGSDRISTRTKERNIYQYFSSLAGVGGFQDHFDWWARNNFSGSGGKPFWIDPTDCNTQHIFIDDNIRLSECNTIVNYRVLLENKGKKARRAPTSELYDICLVQTDLLKAIAEEDYFLDCVRLCEENYEQYLRDFQVE
- the LOC122943481 gene encoding uncharacterized protein LOC122943481 isoform X1: MLESLHLQGREFCVILRTFGCDLPQVLQSIHAALQGKHPEFPHLQQVPLATDLTPGRIRCSKRDIVLTRGSDRISTRTKERNIYQYFSSLAGVGGFQDHFDWWARNNFSGSGGKPFWIDPTDCNTQHIFIDDNIRLSECNTIVNYRVLLENKGKKARRAPTSELYDICLVQTDLLKAIAEEDYFLDCVRLCEENYEQYLRDFQVE